A single window of Fischerella sp. PCC 9605 DNA harbors:
- a CDS encoding hemerythrin domain-containing protein produces MVVALDDAKRSAIAMKLADMRAIQDLIIQNEEQFLREVTDSEIADRIRKMLEDDQKNKGILETVNVQYGIQAEPEKTVTDMIQKLRQLMQGSELSLYEKVFQHELLKHQQVMSGLTIHKAAQKVGADVMMAIGPLNTVNFENRAHQEQLKGILEILGVRELTGQEVDQGIWGRVQDAMAALSGVVGSTVTQTSDKSDMNVQDVIRLDHNKVNTLFTELLASNDPQKIQEYFGQIYKDLTAHAEAEEEVVYPRVRSFYGESDTQELYDEQAEMKRMLEEIKAINPSSSQFKDKVRQLMDAVGDHIRQEESTMFAAIRNNLSSDQSEQLATQFKAAKQKIQERMGQQSAAR; encoded by the coding sequence ATGGTTGTTGCTTTAGATGATGCTAAGCGTTCTGCTATTGCCATGAAATTGGCAGATATGAGAGCAATTCAAGATTTAATCATTCAAAATGAAGAACAATTTTTGAGAGAAGTAACTGATAGCGAAATTGCCGATCGCATTCGGAAAATGCTCGAGGATGACCAAAAAAACAAGGGTATTCTCGAAACAGTTAATGTTCAATATGGCATCCAAGCCGAGCCCGAAAAAACAGTTACAGATATGATTCAAAAGCTTCGGCAGTTGATGCAAGGCTCCGAATTGAGCTTGTATGAAAAAGTATTTCAACATGAATTGCTGAAGCACCAGCAAGTAATGTCCGGCTTGACAATTCACAAAGCCGCACAAAAAGTTGGTGCTGATGTGATGATGGCGATCGGACCTTTAAATACTGTTAACTTTGAGAACCGCGCTCACCAAGAGCAACTCAAAGGTATTCTGGAAATCTTGGGTGTTCGCGAACTCACCGGACAAGAAGTGGATCAGGGTATTTGGGGACGCGTACAAGATGCTATGGCAGCATTGAGTGGTGTTGTCGGCAGTACTGTTACCCAAACCAGCGATAAAAGTGATATGAATGTCCAGGATGTTATCCGCCTGGATCACAACAAGGTGAATACTCTGTTCACCGAACTGTTGGCAAGCAACGATCCCCAAAAGATCCAAGAGTACTTCGGTCAAATTTATAAAGATTTAACTGCTCACGCTGAAGCTGAAGAAGAAGTTGTCTACCCAAGAGTACGTTCTTTCTACGGTGAAAGCGATACTCAAGAACTATACGATGAGCAAGCTGAAATGAAGCGGATGCTAGAGGAAATTAAGGCTATTAACCCCTCTTCATCTCAATTTAAAGATAAAGTTAGACAGCTTATGGACGCTGTTGGCGACCATATTCGCCAAGAAGAAAGCACTATGTTCGCTGCTATTCGCAATAACTTAAGCAGCGATCAAAGCGAGCAACTGGCTACCCAATTCAAAGCTGCTAAGCAGAAAATTCAAGAGAGAATGGGTCAACAAAGTGCAGCTCGATAG
- a CDS encoding LmeA family phospholipid-binding protein, with translation MPENPGLGEQALNKAAEIGLSSQLDEVENLDVNIKAEPLNLVQGQVESVSIEGEGLVMQQDLRMEELEMDVSSVAINPLSAAFGTIELTKPTRGSARVTLIEEDINRAFNSEYIRSKLQSQKIHVNGQLLTIDPQNVDFRLPGNGKVALNATVLLKETNETHKVAFSASPRVSQNGQAVTLENVEYGDTQEVSPELTKALVDATSEILDLKNFDLDGIALRVKSIQVEAGKLILQAEAYVEKIPSA, from the coding sequence ATGCCCGAGAATCCTGGACTAGGAGAACAGGCACTCAATAAAGCCGCAGAAATAGGCTTATCTAGCCAGTTAGATGAAGTAGAAAATTTAGATGTAAATATCAAAGCTGAACCGCTTAATCTAGTTCAGGGACAGGTAGAATCCGTCTCCATAGAAGGTGAAGGTTTGGTAATGCAGCAAGACCTCCGCATGGAGGAACTAGAAATGGATGTTAGTAGCGTTGCTATTAATCCTCTGAGTGCGGCTTTTGGCACAATTGAACTGACCAAACCTACACGGGGGAGTGCGCGGGTGACTTTAATCGAAGAGGATATCAACCGCGCTTTTAATTCCGAATATATCCGCTCAAAACTGCAAAGCCAGAAAATTCATGTGAATGGACAATTATTGACGATTGATCCTCAAAACGTAGATTTTCGTCTCCCTGGAAACGGTAAAGTCGCATTGAATGCCACTGTACTTTTGAAAGAAACCAACGAAACCCATAAAGTAGCTTTTTCAGCATCACCTCGTGTTAGCCAAAATGGACAAGCAGTCACTTTGGAAAATGTCGAGTACGGTGACACTCAGGAAGTATCACCAGAACTGACAAAAGCTTTAGTAGATGCAACTAGCGAGATATTGGATTTAAAGAACTTTGACCTAGACGGAATAGCCCTGCGGGTTAAAAGTATACAGGTGGAAGCAGGTAAACTTATCTTGCAAGCCGAAGCTTATGTTGAAAAAATTCCTTCGGCATAA
- a CDS encoding DUF2231 domain-containing protein, with amino-acid sequence MATQERDTTPYPNIPAFLESDDREFRDTGVPSTVAIAGHPIHPILVQFPISFLVGALLTDAAFWYIGDTFWARASFWLIVGGLVGGIAAALTGLLDFLRIGRVRKRTAGWAHLILNVSALVLTIINLVLRWNNSVTAVLPWGLVLSVIVSGLLGVSGWYGGELVYRHKVAVIGNGNPDQP; translated from the coding sequence ATGGCAACTCAAGAGAGAGACACTACGCCCTATCCTAATATTCCAGCTTTTTTGGAAAGTGACGACAGGGAGTTTCGTGACACTGGTGTACCTAGTACTGTGGCGATCGCAGGCCACCCTATTCACCCAATTCTCGTCCAATTCCCGATCTCTTTTCTCGTCGGGGCGCTGTTAACGGATGCAGCCTTCTGGTATATTGGCGATACTTTCTGGGCTAGAGCCTCTTTTTGGTTAATAGTCGGCGGCTTGGTAGGAGGTATTGCAGCAGCCCTAACTGGTTTGCTGGACTTTTTGAGAATAGGAAGAGTCCGCAAGCGCACTGCTGGATGGGCACACTTGATTCTCAACGTCAGTGCCTTGGTGCTGACGATTATCAACCTCGTATTGCGCTGGAATAACTCTGTAACTGCCGTATTGCCTTGGGGACTAGTACTCTCAGTTATCGTATCCGGGCTTCTCGGCGTTTCCGGCTGGTATGGTGGCGAATTGGTATATCGGCATAAAGTTGCTGTGATTGGCAACGGTAATCCAGATCAACCTTAG
- a CDS encoding ribosomal maturation YjgA family protein: MSKKTQTLYIFISLLIVVAMGFFFKYYSGPAHKWFNDYGAAVFYEIFWCLFAFWFFRSPSATIQIPVWVFIITCILEFLQLWHPLFLEQFRATLIGKWLVGTTFVWWDFPHYALGSVLGWLWLRQLQIKGYAKKSQS, translated from the coding sequence GTGTCAAAAAAAACACAAACTCTATATATTTTTATATCCCTGCTCATCGTTGTGGCGATGGGCTTTTTCTTTAAATACTATAGTGGCCCTGCTCATAAATGGTTTAATGATTACGGAGCGGCTGTATTTTACGAAATATTTTGGTGCTTGTTCGCTTTTTGGTTTTTCCGCAGTCCGTCAGCAACTATTCAAATTCCTGTATGGGTCTTTATCATCACCTGTATATTAGAATTTTTGCAATTATGGCATCCCCTCTTTTTGGAGCAGTTTCGCGCTACGTTGATAGGTAAATGGTTAGTTGGTACTACCTTTGTTTGGTGGGATTTTCCTCATTATGCATTGGGTAGTGTTTTAGGCTGGTTGTGGCTGCGGCAATTACAAATAAAGGGTTATGCAAAAAAAAGTCAAAGTTAA
- a CDS encoding DUF167 domain-containing protein, which translates to MQKKVKVKPNSKVQKIEEVADGSLIVYLKSPPVDGKANEELIQVLAEKFDVPKSRIRIKSGLSSRNKLIEIDSDI; encoded by the coding sequence ATGCAAAAAAAAGTCAAAGTTAAACCAAATTCCAAAGTTCAAAAAATAGAAGAAGTAGCCGATGGCAGTCTAATTGTTTATTTAAAATCTCCTCCTGTTGACGGTAAGGCGAATGAAGAACTCATTCAGGTTTTAGCAGAAAAATTTGATGTGCCAAAATCTAGAATCAGAATTAAGTCTGGCTTATCTTCCCGAAACAAGTTGATAGAGATTGACAGTGATATATAG
- a CDS encoding glutathione S-transferase family protein: METLRLYDFLPSGNGYKIRLLLSQIGMPFERVEMNILKGETRTPEFLSKNPVGKIPLLEVEPGRYLAESNAILIYLSEGTEFLPYDRFLRAQVMQWLFFEQNRHEPFIATPRFWISILGKADEYKEAIEQKREPGYAALKLMENHLKTCNFFVGERYTIADIALFAYTHVADEGGYDLMQFPAIQAWIDRVKSQSRYITIKEEVQY, translated from the coding sequence ATGGAAACGCTGAGATTGTACGATTTTTTACCTTCAGGGAACGGCTACAAGATCCGACTTTTATTGTCACAAATTGGTATGCCATTTGAGAGGGTAGAGATGAATATTTTGAAAGGTGAGACTCGAACGCCAGAGTTTTTGAGTAAAAATCCTGTTGGGAAAATTCCATTATTGGAGGTTGAGCCAGGGAGATATTTGGCAGAATCAAATGCCATATTAATTTATCTGAGTGAAGGAACAGAATTTTTACCTTATGACCGCTTTTTACGAGCGCAAGTGATGCAATGGTTATTCTTTGAACAAAATAGACACGAGCCTTTTATTGCAACACCAAGATTTTGGATTTCTATACTAGGTAAAGCAGATGAATATAAGGAAGCTATAGAGCAAAAACGCGAGCCTGGTTATGCAGCACTTAAGTTGATGGAAAACCATTTAAAGACTTGCAATTTTTTTGTAGGTGAGCGTTATACTATTGCAGATATTGCTTTGTTTGCTTATACTCATGTAGCTGATGAGGGTGGGTATGATTTGATGCAATTTCCTGCTATCCAAGCATGGATTGATAGAGTGAAATCACAGTCAAGATATATCACTATTAAGGAAGAAGTTCAGTATTAA
- a CDS encoding SOS response-associated peptidase codes for MCGRFSLSVTQEVLARAFHVEEVPNLEPQYNIAPTQMVATVLYNLENHKRELQQLRWGLIPSWAKDPSMGAKLINARSESVAEKPAFRSAFKRRRCLVVADGFYEWQQQKGKKQPYYFRLRDSQPFGFAGLWEEWQSPEGEQIKSCTILTTQANELLQPIHDRMPVILQQQDYEVWLDPQIHAANVLQPLLHPYPSEAMTSYPVNTVVNNPRHNSSECIIPISTGNSSANQLN; via the coding sequence ATGTGTGGAAGATTTAGTTTAAGCGTCACTCAAGAAGTTTTAGCTCGAGCCTTTCATGTCGAAGAAGTTCCGAATTTAGAGCCGCAATATAACATTGCACCTACGCAAATGGTAGCGACGGTTTTGTATAATTTAGAAAACCACAAACGTGAACTTCAGCAGTTACGTTGGGGTTTAATACCCTCATGGGCAAAAGATCCGAGTATGGGAGCGAAGCTCATTAATGCTAGGTCGGAATCTGTAGCCGAAAAACCTGCTTTTCGCTCTGCCTTCAAGCGTCGGCGCTGTTTAGTAGTGGCGGATGGCTTTTATGAATGGCAGCAGCAAAAGGGCAAAAAACAGCCTTATTATTTTCGCCTCCGGGATAGCCAACCCTTTGGCTTTGCTGGGTTGTGGGAGGAATGGCAATCTCCCGAAGGAGAACAGATAAAATCTTGCACAATTTTGACAACTCAAGCTAACGAATTACTGCAACCAATTCACGATCGCATGCCAGTAATTCTCCAACAGCAAGATTACGAGGTGTGGCTAGATCCCCAAATACATGCAGCGAATGTATTACAGCCGTTATTGCACCCCTATCCATCAGAGGCAATGACAAGCTACCCCGTTAACACCGTGGTAAACAACCCCAGGCATAATAGCTCAGAGTGTATAATCCCAATCAGCACGGGGAATTCTTCTGCAAATCAGTTAAATTAA
- a CDS encoding photosystem I assembly protein Ycf3: MPRTQRNDNFIDKSFTVMADLILKILPANKRAKEAFVYYRDGMSAQSEGEYAEALENYKEALELEEDALDRGYILYNMGLIHASNGEHETALDLYHQALECNPRLPQALNNIAVIYHFMGEKAKQAGDEDGGEALFDKAADYWIRAIRLAPNNYIEAQNWLKTTGRMQIDVFF, translated from the coding sequence ATGCCAAGAACTCAGAGAAACGATAACTTTATCGATAAATCCTTTACAGTTATGGCGGATTTGATCCTGAAGATCCTGCCAGCGAATAAAAGAGCGAAAGAAGCCTTTGTTTATTACCGTGATGGAATGTCGGCGCAGTCAGAAGGAGAATATGCCGAAGCTTTAGAAAACTACAAGGAAGCTCTAGAACTAGAAGAAGATGCACTGGATCGGGGCTATATACTCTACAACATGGGGCTAATTCATGCCAGCAACGGCGAACACGAAACGGCTTTAGATTTATATCACCAAGCACTGGAGTGTAACCCCCGCTTACCTCAAGCTTTGAACAACATCGCGGTAATTTATCACTTCATGGGAGAAAAAGCGAAACAAGCAGGAGACGAAGACGGCGGCGAAGCACTGTTTGACAAAGCGGCTGATTATTGGATCAGAGCCATTCGCCTTGCTCCCAATAACTACATCGAAGCTCAAAACTGGCTGAAAACTACAGGAAGAATGCAAATTGACGTATTCTTTTAG
- the gatC gene encoding Asp-tRNA(Asn)/Glu-tRNA(Gln) amidotransferase subunit GatC, which produces MIDREQVRKVAHLARLELTPEEEEQFTTQLGSILDYFEQLSELDITNVPPTTRAIDVSNVTRSDELQPYGDREAILQGAPQQEGEFFKVPKILNEE; this is translated from the coding sequence ATGATCGACCGTGAACAAGTTCGCAAAGTCGCGCATCTTGCTCGCCTAGAATTGACACCAGAAGAGGAAGAACAATTTACTACTCAATTGGGAAGTATTCTGGATTATTTCGAGCAGCTAAGCGAATTGGATATCACTAACGTACCGCCCACAACACGAGCCATTGATGTCAGTAATGTGACACGCTCCGATGAACTCCAACCTTATGGCGATCGCGAAGCTATTCTCCAGGGTGCACCCCAACAAGAAGGCGAATTTTTCAAAGTGCCCAAAATTCTTAATGAAGAATAG
- a CDS encoding glutathione S-transferase family protein — MGLGILKDGKWLSEREQEDLEGKFIRPSTTFRNKITADGSSGFKAEPGRYHLYISWACPWACRTAIMRQLKGLQDVIGMSVVAPEIDDNGWEFSDEPGSIPDTVNGANYLWQIYLQADPNYSGRVTVPVLWNTQTKTIVNNESREIMRMFDTEFNSFAKNNVNFYPESLQKVIDETIDAIYQPINNGVYRAGFATKQAAYDEAVTELFDALDYWEKILGEQRYLCGNQITEADWCMFTTLFRFDAVYYVHFKCNLRRIVDYSNLWNYLKDLYQQPGVKETCNLDHIKRHYYKSHPKVNPTRIVPKGPLIDFEAPHNRDRIFA; from the coding sequence ATGGGTTTGGGAATTCTTAAGGATGGTAAGTGGCTATCTGAACGGGAGCAAGAAGACTTAGAAGGTAAATTTATCCGTCCTTCAACCACTTTCCGCAACAAAATTACTGCTGATGGTTCGAGTGGGTTTAAAGCTGAACCAGGGCGCTATCATCTGTATATTTCCTGGGCTTGTCCTTGGGCGTGTCGCACTGCGATTATGCGCCAGTTAAAGGGGCTGCAAGATGTTATTGGTATGTCTGTGGTTGCTCCGGAAATTGATGATAACGGCTGGGAATTCTCGGATGAACCAGGCAGCATTCCCGATACAGTCAATGGGGCTAATTATCTTTGGCAAATTTATTTGCAAGCCGATCCCAACTATAGCGGACGTGTCACAGTTCCAGTTTTATGGAACACACAAACTAAGACAATTGTCAATAACGAATCCCGCGAAATTATGCGGATGTTTGATACTGAATTTAATAGTTTTGCTAAGAATAACGTAAATTTTTATCCAGAAAGTTTGCAAAAAGTTATTGACGAGACTATCGATGCTATTTACCAACCGATTAACAATGGTGTGTATCGGGCGGGATTTGCAACGAAGCAAGCAGCATATGATGAAGCGGTAACAGAATTATTTGACGCTCTCGACTACTGGGAAAAAATCTTAGGAGAACAACGCTATCTCTGTGGAAACCAAATTACTGAAGCAGACTGGTGTATGTTCACAACTTTATTTCGCTTTGATGCAGTTTACTATGTGCATTTTAAATGCAACTTACGCCGAATCGTAGATTATTCCAATTTGTGGAATTATCTCAAGGACTTGTACCAACAGCCAGGAGTAAAAGAAACTTGCAACCTAGACCATATCAAACGACATTATTACAAAAGCCATCCGAAAGTTAACCCAACTCGTATCGTTCCGAAAGGGCCGCTGATTGATTTTGAGGCTCCGCACAATCGCGATCGCATTTTTGCATGA
- a CDS encoding CapA family protein produces the protein MANPRPGGKLVSLAFVSVCFCLGISIGLSIRFKRSQATDTNNLPSEIVPDPNYSPDFNSPPFVDEPSYTDSITIQAVGDVIPGTNFPNKRLPRDRNQLLPTSVRTYLQRADILFGNFETSLTNHPYTAKDITRGQVFAFRSPPSYAQLFADAGFDVFNIANNHALDFGTVGFRDTIKNLAAVGIETLGHKNQILLLEVKNIAIAMIGFAPYEFYNSIHDLETAQALVKKAKTRAEIVIISMHAGAEGTGALRVKNRTETFYGENRGNSVKFARKMIDAGADLILGHGPHVPRAMELYKGKLIAYSLGNFLGYRTLSTRAQTAYSMILEVKLNSKGDLVGGRIIPVHMDRQGIPRIDKRFRTVGLVRYLIASDFPNTSIKVNKKGEILLTN, from the coding sequence ATGGCTAATCCACGACCAGGGGGAAAATTAGTCTCGTTAGCTTTTGTAAGCGTATGTTTTTGTTTAGGCATTAGTATCGGATTGAGTATCCGCTTTAAGCGATCGCAAGCAACGGATACGAATAACCTACCCAGTGAAATTGTACCAGACCCGAATTATTCCCCAGATTTTAACTCACCCCCGTTTGTAGATGAGCCAAGTTATACAGACTCCATCACTATCCAAGCAGTAGGAGATGTTATTCCCGGTACAAATTTTCCTAACAAAAGACTACCGCGCGATCGCAACCAACTGCTACCAACATCAGTTAGGACATACTTGCAAAGAGCAGATATACTTTTTGGCAACTTTGAAACCAGCTTAACTAACCATCCTTATACTGCTAAAGATATCACTCGTGGGCAGGTTTTTGCCTTTCGCTCTCCTCCCTCCTATGCTCAGTTATTTGCTGATGCTGGCTTTGATGTGTTCAATATAGCCAACAATCATGCCTTAGATTTTGGTACGGTGGGGTTCCGTGACACTATTAAGAATCTCGCTGCTGTTGGGATTGAAACCTTAGGTCATAAAAATCAAATTCTTTTGCTAGAAGTTAAAAATATTGCGATCGCAATGATTGGGTTTGCACCCTACGAATTTTATAATTCGATTCACGATTTAGAAACAGCCCAAGCTCTTGTAAAAAAAGCCAAAACCCGAGCAGAGATTGTGATTATATCAATGCACGCAGGAGCAGAAGGAACGGGTGCATTACGAGTTAAAAATCGGACGGAGACTTTTTATGGGGAAAACCGGGGTAATTCAGTCAAGTTTGCCCGCAAAATGATTGATGCAGGAGCAGATTTAATCCTTGGACATGGCCCGCACGTTCCCAGAGCAATGGAACTTTATAAAGGAAAACTCATTGCTTATTCCTTGGGAAATTTTCTTGGATACCGGACTCTATCTACACGAGCTCAAACGGCTTACTCAATGATTTTAGAAGTTAAACTGAATTCAAAGGGAGATTTAGTGGGGGGTAGAATTATTCCCGTACATATGGATAGGCAAGGAATACCCCGCATTGATAAGCGTTTCCGAACTGTAGGACTTGTGCGTTATCTGATTGCCAGCGATTTTCCTAATACTTCGATAAAGGTTAACAAAAAGGGAGAAATATTATTAACTAATTAA
- a CDS encoding Nif11-like leader peptide family natural product precursor — translation MSQQEVIRLFRTAQTDPNLRETLNSAPDLETFVQMAQAHGYNFTFEEWQKATGLAVEELDCQLSEIQGI, via the coding sequence ATGTCACAACAGGAAGTAATCAGGTTATTTAGAACAGCTCAAACCGATCCCAATTTGCGAGAAACACTCAACTCAGCTCCTGATTTAGAAACCTTTGTGCAAATGGCACAAGCGCATGGCTATAACTTCACTTTTGAGGAATGGCAAAAAGCTACTGGTTTAGCAGTGGAAGAGTTAGATTGTCAGTTGTCTGAGATACAAGGAATTTAA
- a CDS encoding YdcF family protein, whose amino-acid sequence MLLWGYKEIQGQLVQPQAILVLGGSTRKLEREKFTADFARKHSDLPIWISGGSPPRVTREVFAKAGINTQRLHLDYRANNTVENFTTLVDDLEKSGVKSVYLVTSDYHMRRATVIGEIVLGSRGINFKPVSVPSNNSPEPIAKSIRDGVRSLVWVATGYTGGNEDQDK is encoded by the coding sequence ATGTTGTTGTGGGGTTATAAGGAGATCCAAGGACAATTAGTACAACCGCAAGCGATTTTAGTCTTGGGTGGTTCTACAAGGAAATTAGAAAGAGAAAAGTTTACAGCAGATTTTGCCCGTAAGCATTCCGATCTACCGATTTGGATTTCTGGTGGTAGCCCTCCTAGGGTGACAAGAGAAGTATTTGCCAAAGCCGGAATTAATACTCAGCGGTTGCACTTGGATTATCGGGCAAACAATACAGTAGAAAACTTTACAACACTGGTGGATGATTTAGAAAAAAGTGGGGTTAAAAGTGTCTACTTGGTAACTTCCGATTACCATATGCGACGCGCTACCGTCATCGGTGAAATTGTTTTAGGTAGTCGGGGTATTAATTTTAAACCAGTTTCAGTACCTTCCAACAATTCCCCTGAACCAATTGCAAAATCTATCCGTGATGGAGTTAGATCCTTGGTATGGGTCGCTACTGGTTATACAGGTGGAAATGAAGATCAAGATAAGTAA
- a CDS encoding tocopherol cyclase family protein: MLDLVKNPFDTTQTPHSGYHWDGSNRRFFEGWYYRVTLPWEGQSFAFMYSIEDPIGGKPHSGGAAQILGPDDEYLCRTFPEVSKFWARQDVLALGHWGKTDLNIQPRYLQPAEFELHVKQGYQATTTLNQGEISDPGTGKYCRWQYQIQPVYGWGNQNSVQQSTAGWLSFLQIFEPGWQILMAHGLASGWIDWNGKRYEFTNAPAYSEKNWGGAFPKKWFWANCNSFLDEPDLALTAGGGKRGVLWWMESVAMVGLHYQGKFYEFVPWNSQVRWNIEPWGRWQMQARNSHYEVELLGTTHLPGTPLRAPTENGLMFCCRDTLQGQLNLELRELSNGQGKIILKAHSYVCGLEIGGGAWNNCWQSG, translated from the coding sequence ATGCTTGATCTTGTTAAGAATCCTTTTGACACCACCCAAACTCCTCATAGTGGCTATCACTGGGATGGCAGTAACCGTCGCTTCTTTGAAGGTTGGTATTACCGCGTCACGTTGCCTTGGGAAGGGCAATCTTTTGCCTTTATGTACTCTATCGAAGACCCCATCGGCGGTAAACCCCACAGTGGTGGTGCAGCACAAATCTTGGGGCCAGATGATGAATATTTATGTCGTACTTTTCCTGAAGTTAGCAAATTTTGGGCAAGGCAGGATGTGCTAGCTTTGGGTCATTGGGGCAAAACAGACCTAAACATCCAACCCCGCTACCTTCAACCAGCAGAGTTTGAGCTTCATGTCAAACAAGGCTATCAAGCGACAACTACTCTGAATCAAGGGGAAATTAGCGATCCCGGTACTGGCAAATATTGCCGTTGGCAATATCAAATTCAGCCCGTATACGGTTGGGGGAACCAAAATAGCGTACAGCAATCAACCGCTGGCTGGCTGTCATTTTTGCAGATTTTTGAACCTGGGTGGCAAATATTGATGGCGCATGGGTTAGCTAGCGGTTGGATAGATTGGAATGGTAAACGCTACGAATTTACCAATGCCCCTGCTTACAGTGAGAAAAATTGGGGTGGTGCTTTTCCCAAGAAATGGTTTTGGGCAAATTGTAATAGTTTTTTAGACGAACCCGACCTAGCTCTAACCGCTGGTGGTGGAAAGCGCGGAGTATTATGGTGGATGGAATCTGTGGCTATGGTTGGCTTACACTACCAAGGCAAGTTTTATGAATTCGTTCCTTGGAACTCGCAAGTTAGGTGGAATATCGAGCCTTGGGGTCGATGGCAAATGCAAGCAAGAAATTCACACTACGAGGTTGAGTTGCTTGGAACTACCCATTTACCAGGTACTCCTCTGCGTGCGCCCACGGAAAATGGCTTAATGTTTTGCTGCCGTGATACCCTCCAAGGACAGTTGAATTTAGAACTACGAGAATTAAGTAATGGTCAAGGAAAAATTATCCTGAAAGCACACAGTTATGTGTGTGGATTAGAAATAGGCGGCGGAGCTTGGAATAACTGCTGGCAATCTGGCTAA